The Cylindrospermopsis curvispora GIHE-G1 genome contains a region encoding:
- a CDS encoding phosphorylase family protein codes for MISTILVPRGAEYQVVCRGINRVPSAKIQVIGIPIGISSLKPFLRNNYPHWNPYLNQQVLLMGLCGSLHSDYGVGNIVLYETCIYETNQVNRINCDVNLTKDIYKHLKDQAFLVRGVKGITSDTVVSKSMEKGGLHRKFGVDVVDMEGFGFVEFFQGTEVSTAILRVVSDDSTHNIPDLSKTINPNGSLEILPLLIALTQQPIAASHLISGSLRGLKQLEKLARCLATWQQ; via the coding sequence ATGATCAGTACAATTTTAGTTCCCCGGGGAGCAGAATACCAAGTAGTTTGTCGAGGAATAAATCGAGTCCCCAGTGCCAAAATACAGGTTATTGGCATTCCCATAGGAATTTCATCACTGAAACCGTTTCTCAGAAACAATTACCCACACTGGAATCCATACCTAAACCAACAGGTTTTATTAATGGGCCTATGTGGTAGTTTACACTCAGATTATGGAGTTGGTAATATTGTACTATATGAAACTTGTATATATGAAACAAATCAAGTAAACCGGATAAATTGCGATGTAAATCTAACCAAAGATATATATAAGCATCTTAAAGATCAGGCATTTTTAGTAAGGGGAGTTAAGGGAATAACGAGTGACACCGTAGTTTCCAAATCTATGGAAAAAGGGGGTCTGCATCGAAAATTTGGGGTTGATGTGGTGGATATGGAAGGATTTGGATTCGTGGAGTTTTTCCAGGGAACAGAGGTATCCACCGCCATACTAAGAGTTGTCAGTGACGACTCCACCCATAACATACCAGACTTGTCTAAAACTATCAACCCCAATGGTTCACTAGAAATTTTACCCTTGCTTATAGCTTTAACTCAACAACCCATAGCTGCTAGTCACTTAATTAGCGGTTCATTGCGGGGATTAAAACAATTAGAAAAGTTGGCTAGGTGTTTAGCAACTTGGCAGCAATAA